Genomic DNA from Perca fluviatilis chromosome 12, GENO_Pfluv_1.0, whole genome shotgun sequence:
gaggacttgttggtttaatggtgcttttctcttttcctccaggcagctccacacacccaccaacatcctcctcctctctctggctgtctcagacTTTCTCGTGGGCCTCCTGCTGATGCCCGCAGAAAGCATCCGAAATACAACCTGCTGGTTTCTCGGTGACTTTGTGTGTTCTCTTTATAATTATCTTTCTGTCATCATTACCGTTGCCTCGATAGGTAACATGGTGCTCATATCATTTGAGCGTTACGTGGCTATTTGTGACCCTCTGCATTACACCACCAGAATCACTGTGAATAGAGTTAAactctgtgtttatttgtgttggcTCTATTGTGTTAGCTACAGCTTTGTCTTTGTGAAGGATGACCTGACACAACCAGGGATGTATAATTCCTGCCACGGAGAATGTGTGTTTATCATTGACGATATCGTAGTAGCTCTAGACCTTGTTTTGAGCTTTATTGTTCCTTTTACTGTCATCGTAGGTCTGTATCTGAGAGTATTtgccgtggctgtgtctcaggccCGTGCCATGCGTtctcacattacagctgtcacactccagcattcagtgactccaaaagcaaagaaatcagagctgaaagcagccaggaatCTTGGTGTTCTTGTAGTTGTGTTCCTAATATGTTTCTGCCCATATTACGGTCTCTTAATTGCAGG
This window encodes:
- the LOC120570124 gene encoding trace amine-associated receptor 13c-like; translated protein: MTETQVGEELCFPQLFNTSCRKLTSPLFEVLLIHILLSSISLLTVALNLLVIISVSHFRQLHTPTNILLLSLAVSDFLVGLLLMPAESIRNTTCWFLGDFVCSLYNYLSVIITVASIGNMVLISFERYVAICDPLHYTTRITVNRVKLCVYLCWLYCVSYSFVFVKDDLTQPGMYNSCHGECVFIIDDIVVALDLVLSFIVPFTVIVGLYLRVFAVAVSQARAMRSHITAVTLQHSVTPKAKKSELKAARNLGVLVVVFLICFCPYYGLLIAGDDWVSASSSFVVYLFYLNSCLNPVIYAFLYPWFRKAVKNIVTLQILQPGSCEANIL